The stretch of DNA CTAAACCCACTTAAGTGTTGACTATCCCAAGCCAGTTGAATTACTTCTCCACGAAACCAAGCCCAATGTAATCTGGAATTCCCAATCGCTAAAGCTAACCAATCTTGTTTTTTATTGGTAATCTTGGCTGTTTTTCCCATCAGAAGCAATAACCCGTGTAACAATAAAGAAAAATAAAAGAATATTACAAAGAGTAAAGGAGAGGGGAAATGGTAGCAACGCCTATGCCAACCCAAAAGCGACTTAGCATTCAGACTGCCGAGGTTGCCCCTGACACTAAAGCGATTCGTTCGTTAGATTGGGATCGCGATCGCTTTGATATTGAATTTGGTTTACAAAATGGTACAACTTATAACTCCTATTTAATTCGTGGTGAGAAAATAGCTTTAGTTGATACTTCTCATGAAAAATTTCGTCAGTTATATTTAGATACTCTGACTGGTTTAATAGACCCCAAACAAATCGATTATTTAATTATTAGTCATACCGAACCCGATCATAGTGGTTTAGTTAAAGATTTCTTGCAATTAGCTTCTCAAGCGATTGTAGTCGGGGCAAAGGTAGCGATCAACTTTTTAGAAGATTTAGTTCATCAACCGTTTCAGAAACAGTTGGTTAAAAGCGGTGATACCCTAGATTTGGGTAAAGGTCACGTCATCGAATTTGTAAACGCACCTAATTTACATTGGCCCGATACAATTTTTAGTTACGATCGCGGTACGGGAGTATTATTTACCTGTGATGCGTTTGGGATGCACTACTGTTCTGATGCCACCTTTGATGAAGACTTGACAGCAATTGAACCAGATTACCGTTTTTATTATGAATGTCTAATGGCTCCCAATGCTCGTTCCGTCCTTTCAGCAATGAAGCGGATGGATAAGCTAGGAGAAATTAATCTCGTTGCCAATGGTCATGGGCCTTTATTACGGTACAATTTAACCGAATTACTCAAACGTTATCGAGATTGGAGTCAAGCACAAGCAAAAGCAGAAAAAAACGTAGCTGTTTTCTATGTGTCCGATTATGGTTATAGCGATCGCTTGAGTCAGGCAATTGCCAGAGGTATTACTAAAACTGGCGTTGCGGTAGAAATGGTTGACTTACGTTCGGCAGAAAATACTGAAGTACAAGAAATTATCAATCGTACCTCAGCCATTGTCTTAGGAATGCCTCCGTTATCAGGTAATAATCTCAAAGAAATTACAGCAAATATTGGTACGATCCTCGCAGCAGCTAATGAAAAACAATTAGTTGGGATGTACGAATCCTATGGTGGCGATGATGAACCAATTGACCCCATTTTCACCAAATTCCGAGATGTGGGATTAAAACAAGCATTTGCCTCAATTCGGATTAAAGAAACACCAAACGAAGCAATTTATCAACTTTGTGAAGAGTCCGGAACAGATTTAGGACAACTGTTAACCCGTGACAAACTGGTACAACAGATGAAATCGCTCGATCACGACTTAGATAAAGCGATGGGACGTTTGAGTGGTGGACTATATATTATCACTGCAACTAAAGGTAACGTTAGTAGTGCAATGTTAGCTTCTTGGGTAACTCAAGCTAGTTTTGAACCCCCTGGTATAACTATAGCCGTAGCTAAAGATCGAGCGATCGAATCTTTAATGCAGGTAGGCGATCGCTTTGTTCTCAATGTTTTGGCAGAAGGTAAATATCAGTCTTTAATGAAGCACTTCCTCAAACGGTTTAAACCTGGTGCCGATCGTTTTGCAGGCGTAAACACTCAAACTGCTGCTAATGGTTCGCCAATTCTCACTGATGCTTTAGCTTATTTAGAATGTGAAGTAGTTAGTCGGATGGAATGTAGCGATCATTGGATTGTTTATAGCAAAGTTGATGTAGGTAGGGTTTCCGATCCTGATAACCTGACTGCCGTACATCATCGTAAAGTGGGCAATCATTATTAATAGGTATCAACCTCTGTAGGGGCGAACGGCGTTCGCCCTAACCAAAATTCAACAAAAATTTTTATCAAGTTGAATAATATTGAAATTAAGCGCGACTCTTGTAGGTTGGGTTGAGGTACGAAACCCAACAACTGCTAAGGATATCGGTTAAAGATTATATTTTATGTATTCTATATTGTGTCGAAAATATAAATAAAAATGGTTTTTATATGAATAAAATTAAATACGAAGAAGACTATTATTTGTGGACTCAAACAATGGTCGAAAAATTTAAAAACAAAGATTATTTAAATATAGATTGGGATAATCTAATCGAAGAAATTGAAGATCTGGGGAAAAGTCAAAAACGCGCTGTTGAAAGTTTATTGCTGCGTTTGACTGAACACATATTAAAACTGAAATATTGGGAAACAGAAAGAGAAAGAAACAAAAAACATTGGCAATCAGAAGTAGTTAACTTTCTGGTTTTACTGCGAAAAAGACTGAAAGAATCTCCTAGTTTAAAAAACAACTTGGCTGAAATATATGAAGAAACTTTACTTGATTCAAAGCGATCAATGAGTAAATTATTCGATTTACCAGAACAGATTGAACTAACTCTGGCGCAAGTTTTAGATGAAGATTGGTTTCCTAATTAAAAAAATTTGTTTCAGCAATTTTTATGTATAATGAAGTTTAAATCTATCGTAACTATTAAAATTTAAAATCATTTATTGCATCAAGCTCCATAAAATATTTAAGCAAAACATCTTTTTATTTTTAAAACTAATTATCATTT from Stanieria cyanosphaera PCC 7437 encodes:
- a CDS encoding DUF29 domain-containing protein codes for the protein MNKIKYEEDYYLWTQTMVEKFKNKDYLNIDWDNLIEEIEDLGKSQKRAVESLLLRLTEHILKLKYWETERERNKKHWQSEVVNFLVLLRKRLKESPSLKNNLAEIYEETLLDSKRSMSKLFDLPEQIELTLAQVLDEDWFPN
- a CDS encoding diflavin flavoprotein; this encodes MVATPMPTQKRLSIQTAEVAPDTKAIRSLDWDRDRFDIEFGLQNGTTYNSYLIRGEKIALVDTSHEKFRQLYLDTLTGLIDPKQIDYLIISHTEPDHSGLVKDFLQLASQAIVVGAKVAINFLEDLVHQPFQKQLVKSGDTLDLGKGHVIEFVNAPNLHWPDTIFSYDRGTGVLFTCDAFGMHYCSDATFDEDLTAIEPDYRFYYECLMAPNARSVLSAMKRMDKLGEINLVANGHGPLLRYNLTELLKRYRDWSQAQAKAEKNVAVFYVSDYGYSDRLSQAIARGITKTGVAVEMVDLRSAENTEVQEIINRTSAIVLGMPPLSGNNLKEITANIGTILAAANEKQLVGMYESYGGDDEPIDPIFTKFRDVGLKQAFASIRIKETPNEAIYQLCEESGTDLGQLLTRDKLVQQMKSLDHDLDKAMGRLSGGLYIITATKGNVSSAMLASWVTQASFEPPGITIAVAKDRAIESLMQVGDRFVLNVLAEGKYQSLMKHFLKRFKPGADRFAGVNTQTAANGSPILTDALAYLECEVVSRMECSDHWIVYSKVDVGRVSDPDNLTAVHHRKVGNHY